Part of the Brassica oleracea var. oleracea cultivar TO1000 chromosome C8, BOL, whole genome shotgun sequence genome is shown below.
AATCATCAATTATAGGTGGCCACAATATGAACCCGGGTTCGAATCCTGCTGGCCACCGTCGATTAAATGAGGTGAAAACGGCAGCCAACTTTTCATGTAACTATTAATATAATCTCACGTTACTTCTAATTAGTTATACTACTAACTGAAATAGATTTTTATTATTTCTTTTGAAGTCAATCTTGTGTCATAATTTAAAAATGCATAAACTTACGGGAACTATGACAAGTATATGGTGCATATTTTCTTAGACTTTGCAAAATTAAATTAAATTTTTGGCCGCGTGAATATACAAGAGCTAAATAATCTATATTATCATTTTGTTGTTTATCACTTGGAGGATCAAAGATGATTTTGATCACTCTGGAGATTTCTGAAAATTTCTTAAAATTTTGAAAGAGGAAGAAAGTCTAGAATCAAACGTGTCAGATTGAATTTCTTATAAAATTTTGAATTTACGTAGAAAAAAATAATCCATTTACCTGGTATATGGTTGGGATTTTGTTATTTTTCTTCTTTTTTTTTGTTGAAGGTTTTTATCTTTTCTCTCATTGTTGTGATATAAATAGATCTACGTGATAGCATATAATAGATTGTTGAAACTTGGATTTATCCAGAACATTTATCAGGAACATACATGTGATTAAACCCTCGCAGATCATAATTATCATTACTACCAGTAAATTTTTAGTTTATGGGTTTCTACATTAAATAAACATAGTTGAGGGGTTTTACCTTTAAAAATAAAAAAAAAATCAAAATATAGTAACATTATCTAAAAATTAGTAATTTTAATTTTCAAAATTAGCATTTTAAAAAATTTCTGTAAATATATGTGTCTGATTTGTTTTAAAATCAAAATTATATATGTATAAATTAAAAAAGTAAAAACCCAAAAAATATAACAAAAATTATATCTTATCTAATAAAAATGTAATAATAAATCTTTAGATAATTTTTATTATATTTTCTGGGTTTTTATATTTTTAATTTATACATATATAATGTTGATGTTAAAAACACATCAAACTCATATATTTACAAAAACAAAAATGCTAATTTTTAAAATTTAAGTTACTAATTTTTAGATAATATTATACAAATTTTATTTTTATTTTATTTTTTAGATTTTTAATGGTAAAACCCATCAACTATATTTACTTAATGTAGAAACCCCTTAACTAAAGATTTATTCGTAGTAATGATAATTATGACCTGCTATGGTTTAATTCATTAAATAAAATTAGTTTATGGGTTTTTTCGTTAAATACCTAGTTTGGGGGGGTTTTTCATTAAATACTTAGTTTGGGGTTTTTTTTGTTAAATACTTAGTTTGGAGTTTTTACCCAAAACAAACATAGTTGAGGGGTTTTAACGTTAAAAGTTCTGGTAATTTTGACCCGTGAAAGTTTAATTCATTAAATAAAATTAGTTTGAGATTTTTTTTGTTAAATACTTAGTTTGAAGGTTTTTACCCAAAACAAACTAAAATCCCCTAAACTTAGTTGAGAAGTTTTAACATTAAAAATCCTATAAACAAATCAAAAGAGGATATTACTTAAACCAAACTGCAGATGATGGAAACACCAACAATATCCCCCATAAAAGACCTCACAGTCTTTACGATCAAAAGGAGGAGATATTCGACGAGCTGGAAATGACGACAACAAACTCGCTGAAAGATAAACAATGTTAAATTTAAATTAAATGTATCTAATTAGAGATTTAAAGGAAATGATATCATGCTAATTTGACCCATTAAGTAAATGTAAATGGATCATTTTGACATTTGTGTGATAGTTTAAAAATAAAAAAGTTTGCAAGAATATCTCACACCATTTCTCAATTATACATTCATGATTTTATACTAACATGTAAATATATTATATTTTTTTCATATATAAAGATTCACTAAATTTATATGTACATTACAATTTACTTAATTCGAAATATAAGATTAGATTAAAAAATGTTTTCCTCACTATATTCCAAATATTGAGGCTCCAATTGGTGACCATATTTTAGGAAAAAGAGATGATGAATTTTTTGTTCTTCCAATTTTATACCAATTATATTTATTTTTTTGTCATTTTTATTACATGTAGGTCCCAGTTAATTCCACTTCTTTCTTCATTGTTTAGATGAATTAATAAAGAAATTTATTCCTTCTAAATTTTGATGAGGAACTAATGAATTTTTTAAAAAAAAATTAATCAACGCCATTCCTGTTATGTATTTATTCATTTCCACAAATGAAAATATGTTTATTTATTTTTCTATTTCTTTGATTCATCAAACTATTTAGTGAATAAGAATAACATGATTTTTTTAAGGGCAAATCTCCAAAATAGCACATTTTTAAGTTTATGTAACAAAAATAACCTTTAAAAACTAAAATGACCAAAATAGCATTTTATCTTTTGAAAAATTTAATTTTTTTTTTTTTTTCAAAATTTGAAATCTTATCCCAAAACCCCACTCCCCAACTCTAAACTCTAAAACCTAAACTCTAAACCCTAAACCCTAAACTTTAAACCCTAAACCCTAAATCCTAAATCCTAAACCCCACCCCTTAACTCTAAACCCTAAACCCTAAACCCCACCCCTAAACTCTAAACACTAAATCCTAAATTCTAAACCCTAAACCCTAAACCCTAAACCCTAAACCCTAAACCCTAAACCTTAAATCCTAAACTCCACCCCTTAACTCTAAACCCTAATGTCTAAATTAATTTACCTTTGGGATATAAGTGTATATTTATCTCTTTTGATAAAATATTAAGTGCTATTTTGGTCATTTTTATTCTTAGAGACTATATTTGTGACAAACTTTTTTAGTGCTATCCTAGTCATTTTCTCTTTTTTTAACGTCTTAACTTTATTAATAGCAAATCAAAGTACCTAATTACATTAAACATAAATTACAAAAACCATGTTAAGAAGAACATTAAACATAGACAACATTAACACAATGCTTTCTAACTCATTCATAGGATGAACTGATTCGTTAGCTTTCCTTAGTTTGTTCTTGATCTTGTACGATCTTTCTCTTGTGCCTCTCGATTGTTGTGAGTAAATGCTTGTATCTCTGCAGGATGCAATCCATTTTTTACATCACAGTTTATCCCCAACACTCCCTCTGCAGGAGATAACATACTTTGTTGTAACTGTCCATGGCATTGAATTTTTTTCGCTTTGAAACCGATAAAGCCATATTGTCAATATGTTTTGTTATCGAAACATCTATGAACTCTTTATTGCTTTAAATCCTTTGCTCTCCCATCCTTTTCTCAGTATCGTAATCTTGGCTGAAGAAGATATGTCCCTCAATTCATCATAGAAGAATAAATCCTTTGCATCTGGTAGTGAAGTCATCTTTCGGTAACAAAATCTAACATCTTCCACTATGACAATCAACTCCAGGGGATCTTGAAGGAATGCAAGTTGAATAAACAAAATAAAGATCACTTGCCGTCGTACAGACCCAGAAGGGAACCCCCAAAAGTATACCCCAATAAGAGCATACCATGTATTCAACCCCGAGTGTAGATCTTGCGTCAATCTATTGAAATACCCTGTACATGGCGGTTTTTATGCTGATTCTCTGGGTGCACGAGTCAACATCCTCGATGAATTATATTATCTTGCAATATGTGCAATGAAAATCAATCGATCTTTGTAACTCCTTAGGACTAGGAATTGCAACATCAGAGAATAACAATCCCGGTGGGAGAAGAGACACACGTCAAATGATCGACGAAAATCTTTTAATTTTCTCGCGCAAATCAAATCCCAAGGATTGTCCGAATAAGTGATGATATACATCTGACTAACATCATAGTTGATATTCACCAGTGAAGACACGAGGATGATCGCAAATGGTGAGGCGGCAACAAACGCGATTTAGTTTTCTCCAAATCAAAATATAAACGCGATATAATTTTCTCCAAACCAAAATATTTGATGTCGAATTCGACATGAATTGGTTTGATTACTTAACTATAAATAAATAGGACAAGATATTCCGACTGTCGAAGCCACCAGGTAACGAGAAAAACCAGTGAAAAACTAGAGTGACAGTGTTTTGAGAAGAAACGATAGAGAGCGGTTGTTTAGTCTCAAATATTTTTCTTTTAATATAATTCTTTTTATAAATGCAGATTTCCCTTGATAAAATATTTTTTGAAAATTTAATAAACTTATCTACCAGCAGACTTTAAGATATTTAAACATTTATATTTCTTTCAGTATGATACTTATTTATTGTTTTGCTAAATGGAATATGTAAATTTTAAATTGAAAAATGTAAAGAGCTAGATTTTTAAAAAGAAGATAAACAAAGGGTACTTTCTAAATTATAAACATACATAGGGTATCTTTCAAAATACCCCATTGTATTATTCCGAAGGTTTAATAACTAGTCAAAATGAAGACTTTATATTCTCGGAATTCAATTTTGCTAATCCAATCCACAAGTTTGGAAGAAATAAAATTCTTAAGTATCTTTTCTTATCCCTTTGTTTGTCTATATTTCGCCAAGTGATCCATAAGACACATGTTTTGGTAGTCATTGGCTGTTCTTCATTCTTGCTTCATAATTAACTTCAATTGAGTCTATGAACCACAATCTGATTGTTGCAATTAGAAAAAAAAAATTTACTCAGTCAAGTAGCATACCTCAAAAGAAACGGCTGAGTCCAGCTCTATTCGGTTAAGCCTAACCGTTCCGAGAATATGCTCAGGCAACTCTATTTCCTCTTTTCCATGCATTTGGTAGTTGAAGAAAGATGTTCAATTATAAAAACTGAAAATATCAGAATTTAACCGAAATAACCGAGTTTAACCAAAAATATTCTATTTTTTTAGAAAACTATACCGAAATTTACCACAAACCAATTTTTTTTGTTATTTTCGGAAATAAAAGTGAAAATCGAAAATAACCAAAAAAAGAACCGAACCGAAATTTAATTCGATTAATTTCGGAATTGGTTTTCAAAATTTTGGCTAACCGAAACCGACGGCTCGGTTCGGTTTCGGAAAACTGAAATCGTATGGCAAATTTGAAGCGTGAATTTTTGAGCATCAATATTTAAAATGCTTCCTTCTTACAATCTCATGGTGTGAAGTGCAATTTTCCCATAAAAGTTTATCCTCACAATATTTCAAATATTTAATGATTGCTCTTTAAAAAATATTTAATGAATAACAGTAACATGATTTTAATATAAATGAGATTTAGATTGATAAGATAATTTTGAAAATTTCATAAATATATCTACTAGCATATTTTAAGGTATTTAAACACTTATATTTATTTATTTCAGTATGATACTTATTCATTGTTTTGCTAAATGGTATATGTAAATTTTAATTGAAATAAAGAAAAATATGTATTTTTAATTAGGGCAAATCTCCAAAATAACACTTTTCTAAGCTTATGTCACAAAAATAGTCCTAAAAAACTAAAATGACCCAAATAACATTTTATCTTTTAAAAAATTTAAATTTTTTTTATTTTTCAAAATTTGAAATTTTATCCCAAAACCCCACTCTCCAACTCTAAACCCTAAAACCTAAACTCTAAATCCTAAACCTTAAATCCTAAACCTTAAATCCTAAACCCCACCCCTTAACTCTAAACCCTAAACCCCACCCCTAAATTCTAAATCCTAAACCCTAAACTCTAAACCCTAAATCCTAAACCCTAAACCCTAAATCCTAAACCTCACCCCTTAACTCTAAACTCTAAACCCTAAACCCCACCCCTAAACTCTAAACTCTAAACCCTAAACCCTAAACTCTAAACTCTAAACTCTAAACTCTAAACCCTAAACCTTAAATCTTAAATCCCACCCCTTAACTCTAAACCCTAATGTCTAAATTAATTTACCATTGGGATATAAGTGTATATTTATCTCTTTTGATAAAACATTAAATGCTATTTTTTAAGTGCTATTTTGATCATTTTTATTTTTAAAAGCTATATTGATGACAAAATTTCTTTTAATGTTATCTCAGTCATTTTCTTTTTTAATTAAGATAGAGCTTCATTTTTGGAAAGAAGATAAAGAAAGGGTACTTTCTAGATTTATAAACATACATAGGGTATCTTTAAAAATACCACTTTGTATTATTACCAAAGGTTTTAAATAAAGAGTCAAAGTGAAGACTTGATATTTCCCTGAATTAAATTTTGCTGATCCAATCCACAAGTTTGGAAGAAACATAAATCTTAAGTATCTTTTGGTATCCCTTTGTTTGTCTATATTTCGCCAAAAGGGTGGGTAATAGTAGCAGCGATCCATAAGACACATGTTTCGTACTCATCGTCTGTTCTTCATTCCTGCATCGTTATTAATTTCAATTGAGTCAATGAACAACAATGCGACTGTTGTAATTATATAAAATGTTTTTTACTCAGTCAAGTCTCGAACCTCAAAAGAGACGGCCGAATCTAGCTCTATTCGGTTAAGCCGAACCGTCCCAAGAATATACTCTGGCAACTCTGTTTCCTCTTTTCCCTGCATTTGCATTTGGTAGTTGAAGAAAGATGTTCAATTTTAAAAGCGATAACACTTTCATTTTAAAGATGTGATGATAAAGTCTAGCAGAAAACTAACCTCAATCAAGATGGCCAGATCAACAATGAGGCTTGTGACATAACCAAGTACCAGACCAATAACGCTCCGGGCAACAGCCGATGATCCAATATCTACATCAATCTGCAATACCATCATTTCATGAGACGTGTGTCTATTGGACGACATGCACTTTAAAAAAATTCTAATATACCTCCAGAAAATTATCTTTCCTCAGGTACTTGCAGGTTACAGCTTTACCAAGCAGGCAGGCTTTTGTTCCAACAGCCCGCTTGACCATCCAGTACCCCTGTGATTCACCATGACTGTTAACATGTAATCAAATTACTATATTTCAGAGACAGCCAGAAGAGTTTCATTACCTGAACAATACTTGGAATCAGCTTAAATCTTGAGTCGCGGTAACTGTCACTCCCATTTACAAATTTTCCAAGCGAGGAAGACTCGCTTACAGGTCGATCCGCAGCATAATACATGACCAAACAATAGTTCGGCTTTGCTGGTACCTGCAAAGAAATAAAAAACACAAAAACTTTTTAGTTATATACATGTGGCATATTGTAACTTAGGAAGTAAACAAAGATGAACAAGAGGTGTTTAGCTCACAAAAGAAATATGTATCGACACATAATACGGAAAAGATTGACAGATATATAGAGTTTATGTTGCATATAGTATTATTCACACCTGAAGATTGATGACTAGGATGAACGGCAGCTTTTTCCCCGGTTCTGACTACAAATACGCAAAAAAACTTCCAAATCAGGCTCCTTCAACCACGGAAGAGTATATAGACAAAATTTGTATGTCTCTTCTTTTCTCAGCACTCTTTAACTACTCCTTAACTAAGAAAGTACCAGTAAAATTGAGGTACCTGGACAAGACATTTCGGATGCAGAGCGATGTTGTCTACAGCTTTATCAACTTTAAGCCAATCCACTGATACAAGTGTCAGAAGGGGCTGCCCACCCATTACCTTGAATTTTTATCAAACATTTTATTAAATTTGCACGCAGTTTAACACAGAGGGAACCTCAATGAAGACAGATAATCCAATTCACGAGCTCAATTTTTCAGAACCAGATATCAATTTGGAAACTAGATACATGCAGTTGAAAAATATAACATTATGGAAATATATGAACAAGTTCAGAAACATGGTTGGATCAGGGAGGACCTGAGCATCTACGGAACATCAACTGTTGACATATTGATGAAGATGCATTTAAAGTTACCTTTGCATTATCTTTCAGGTAGGTCTTTCCCCTGATCATAAACCCCATGCCACTCGGAGAATTCCAGCAATTTGAGTCCTTATCACCATTTCCTTTGCGCAGGGATCCTTGGATCTGACTTGGATCGATATCCACAGGATCAACACTAGTGTCTAATTCATTACTTGCGCCTGGAGCTGATGTCAAAATAGAGCTGATATATTAACAATACTCGCTGAGATTTGGAAACAAATAAATAAAAGGACGTTGTAAATTCTAATCTGTAACACAACTCATGAAGCCATTGATATGATTATTGGACTAGACAAAAAGATGCAAAGAGAGAACCTTTAGGCTGCTTCAAAGATAGGCTGGCGATTGCCCATGAAACATTCTTGAGTTTGACTTTTATCTCCTATTTTTAACATGGAAACAACAGATTACTAACTTCGCATGCAAGTTGCATACCTCGTGGGCTGTACACAAATACTTATATGGACTTTAAGTACAAGCTTATAACTGGCGGTTCTGATTTAAGATATTATTTAGAAGTTCCATTTCCTTATGTCCTTGCTCTAGAGTGTTTAGCATTTACATATAAGTATATGTAGGGATGAAGTCTCGGTTGTGATGAGACTCATCTAAGATAGAGAGTGCTTCGGAAGTATTTATCTTTTTTATACAAAGCGAAACACTTTCTGCGTTTTAGGTGTTTTTGGGATTTGTATTTCTATTCGTGATTCTTTACTCTATAGTTGTGAATACGATATTATAAATGGACGAGAAGAAAGCAAAACCAAGTTACCTTTTTGTCCTGCTCCTCATCATCTTCATCGCTTTCCTCCTCATCAGATGATGAGTCTGTGGCATCATAAAACTGCTCCTCCATTTCCTCATCTACATATTCACCACTCGGAATATCTGATAACTTGGACTGTACAACAGTAGAGGAGGCTTCATACTTGAAAGCCGGGTTTGCTCCAATGTACTCCTTCAGGCCTGATATACAATTAACAAGAAATTGAAACAAAACCCATGTGGAACTTGTGACATCTCTAATGTAAATCGGAGGTCAGGCAGTTACTATAAACAGCGTTCCAACTATATTGTATAAACTTCTGTGCCACAAAAAAAGCTTCCCATTTGTTACAACAGAGAGACATGATACATTCCTTTTATCCCAAACACGTGCGTATTACGATTGCTAATCTACATCATTCCACTGATATATCTTCGGATGTGCTCACATGAGTCTCCGTCCCTCAATTATATTAGCGGTACCACAAAAAAAAAATCACATCTCGACTTCCTAGTGTTCATACTCTAAAATATGAATGGGCAGAAAATAATGCATTTAACCTGCCACTTGGAGGAGTAATGCATATGGAATAGTCTTTTCAAACTTTGAGTAGCTAGTTCTCTTCCATTTGCACCAGCGTTTAGAGTGGATTTCTAGCATGTGTGTTACAAGACAACTTGGAGGTTCTGCATCTGATCGCTTTTTCAAATTTCTGATTTCCCAAGTAGATGCTGCAATCACCAGGAACGAAGAGAGATGTAAGGTCTTAAATGTAGAGGGAAAAATGCCTTTCTAGGCGTTCTGTAAGTCTATGGTAAGAATGTATATTATCTGATCCAGTGAGAAAGAAGAAAGTCAAAATGGAATAGGAAAGAAGAATGAAATACTAAAGCAGCAACACAGGCGATATGGTTTACAAGCCTAACGAGTCAGTATTTTGTGAGTATTAAAGAACTTAGTCTCTAAACCAGCTAGTTGACTGAAAGTTGTAGCTGCAGAACTCAACACTATTGCGGAGATGTAAGGACGAGGAATCACAAGGACCAAGAACCTCTGGCTATCGAAGTACACTTGGGTAGAAATGTCTTAACAAGAAGAATTTATCTTGACATGCAGCATAGCAAAGAAGGTAATAATGCTACATAGAGAAATGCTATCACAAGAAAATATCTTACGAGTTATATCTGTACGTCGATATCCGGACTTTGGAGGCCGCTTCTTATGCACTGCTGGAAACTGTAAGATTGCTGCATACAAAGTTACAGAATAAGAGAGTAGTTCGATTATATGGATAGCTGTTTTCAAAAGAATGATAATGAATTAAATTAGACTCTAGGTCGCATGAGTCCAAAAAGATACCGTGAGACGGATGAATAACTAAGATTTCGAGACGGCAGTGGTGAGCTAACGGATATTTATAAAAATCTGTAACTGTGAAGTTCAGATTCTAGATGTAGGTTTCCGTACATGATTAACTATTGATATCCTTACAGCTCACAGAAAATGAAATAAACAATACAATATTGATTCTCCTTTACATTACTATTCTCTCTTTTGCATTTGATCTTGCAACATATGGGACCAAGTTTATAGGTGGGAACTGACGTTTTAAGTATTTAGTTCAGCAATTAAAGAATAACATTAACATAGAAAATTAAGCTAGTATAATACAATTCACAATTAAACGTGTCAGGGTTTAAATCAATATCCACCTTTGTGCATAGGCGAAACAGACATCATCAGAAATATAAGAACAGAAGAGTAAAACTTACTATATGTTCCATCTTGGCCACGAACCCACTGTCTAGAGAAGATAAAATCTCTCTTTGATTGCCATCTGAAAAATATACTATTTAATTCAAGTGTAAATCTACCCATTGAATTAAGTGATACATGGAAAATATGTACATGTCCAAACTGGTGAAAACAGAGACCTCATAGAGGAAAGATACCAATACATTAAAATATATACATCCTTCTCACTAAAGAATACAGAGCGATCAGTGTGACATTAAGGACAACCAGAATTTCAGTTTTCGAACATACCGTGAAAGATACTTAGGATCATATACGCAGTAAATGACATCATAGTGGCCCTCGTATGAGTCTATCAATTCCGAATCACCTGTTACTGTATCCCACCTGTGTTGATAATTAGAAACATCTAAGTAAAAAAATGATACTTATAACTGTAAGAATATGATCTTACTCGTATCTTTGATGTTTGTCAAGCTTTGAAATCACTTCGAACACAGCATCCGCACTAGCTTCAACTACCGCTACTGCTTTCACAAGAAATCCTCTACCAGCCTACAGAAAAATTCAGTTTGACCAATCTGAGAAGCTTTCAAACAGGCATTGAATACAACCAATTACAGTATTTTTCAAGTGCACTACAAGTTGCAAACAAAAAACAAACAAACTAGTTGTCACACCTTAGCATAAATTATTGCAATTATTCTGGTGCAATCTGTTCTAGCGTTTACAACACTTGGTTATAATTACCAATTGACTTTTCTGAATCATCGCAAACAAAGGAAATAAGACACTGAGAGCTCCCTTGCAAAGGCATAATGCCCATTCATTTACAAGTTATAAACCAATACAGCACTTGGCCAACATGGGATTCTAACACAACACCAGCTTTGAAATCTAACATCCAAGGAAACCCACTCCTAACTCATTCTAAATAGCTTTCTCGGTCGGACCAGCTTAATTGCCCCCTTATTTGATAGCTTTCTTAAGATCAGGCTGTTCTGCAACATGCACTCTTGCATGGAATTTAGGTCCGGACAAATTGCTATGGACTTAACCCATACCACATGTCCAAAGTACAAAGAGATTACGAATGACTTCCTTTTGTAACTCATCGACCAATCTATTATGTCATTGGTTTTAATCTTTTTATTCTGTCTATATAGTTAAAGATATATTTTTGGAATAAAAGTAAATATACCTTGAAGTTAGCCACATCTTCAAAAATCCTAACACCTGCAAACAATATACAGAAAAAGATTTAACTGAAAGTTATATACCAAAGACCAAGGAAAGCATAAGAACAATATCGATGTTTTTAGGCCTTATAGTCTTGAAATTCTGAACACCCAAGACTACAATCCTGCCACATAACCTCTGATTTACAGAGATGAAAAACGGCCAACCAAAAAACACTGGACAAGTATTGTCGCAACTTTTTGGTTATTTTAAGTCTTGTAAAAACACATATGTATAACTGATGGAGAAGTATACAAAGTCAAAAGGAATGCAAAATTGGTAGATGAAACT
Proteins encoded:
- the LOC106312187 gene encoding protein ENHANCED DISEASE RESISTANCE 2 isoform X1, whose product is MTSPGSKKVVPADGSEKNHSGNLGRTGDLNESGSSSGGGEGGTFEYFGQVYHLGSNKIGHEYCHLRYLFIRGKYVEMYKRDPHENPDIKPIRRGVIGPTMMVEELGRRKVSHGDVYVIRFSNRLDERKKGEIACATAGEAMKWVEAFDEAKQQAEYALSRGGSTRTKLSMEANIDLEGHRPRVRRYAYGLKKLIRIGQGPETLLRQSSTLVNDVRGDSFYGGGDNGDAIEAHEWKCVRTINGVRIFEDVANFKAGRGFLVKAVAVVEASADAVFEVISKLDKHQRYEWDTVTGDSELIDSYEGHYDVIYCVYDPKYLSRIFFRWQSKRDFIFSRQWVRGQDGTYTILQFPAVHKKRPPKSGYRRTDITPSTWEIRNLKKRSDAEPPSCLVTHMLEIHSKRWCKWKRTSYSKFEKTIPYALLLQVAGLKEYIGANPAFKYEASSTVVQSKLSDIPSGEYVDEEMEEQFYDATDSSSDEEESDEDDEEQDKKEIKVKLKNVSWAIASLSLKQPKAPGASNELDTSVDPVDIDPSQIQGSLRKGNGDKDSNCWNSPSGMGFMIRGKTYLKDNAKVMGGQPLLTLVSVDWLKVDKAVDNIALHPKCLVQSEPGKKLPFILVINLQVPAKPNYCLVMYYAADRPVSESSSLGKFVNGSDSYRDSRFKLIPSIVQGYWMVKRAVGTKACLLGKAVTCKYLRKDNFLEIDVDIGSSAVARSVIGLVLGYVTSLIVDLAILIEGKEETELPEYILGTVRLNRIELDSAVSFEE
- the LOC106312187 gene encoding protein ENHANCED DISEASE RESISTANCE 2 isoform X2; amino-acid sequence: MTSPGSKKVVPADGSEKNHSGNLGRTGDLNESGSSSGGGEGGTFEYFGQVYHLGSNKIGHEYCHLRYLFIRGKYVEMYKRDPHENPDIKPIRRGVIGPTMMVEELGRRKVSHGDVYVIRFSNRLDERKKGEIACATAGEAMKWVEAFDEAKQQAEYALSRGGSTRTKLSMEANIDLEGHRPRVRRYAYGLKKLIRIGQGPETLLRQSSTLVNDVRGDSFYGGGDNGDAIEAHEWKCVRTINGVRIFEDVANFKAGRGFLVKAVAVVEASADAVFEVISKLDKHQRYEWDTVTGDSELIDSYEGHYDVIYCVYDPKYLSRWQSKRDFIFSRQWVRGQDGTYTILQFPAVHKKRPPKSGYRRTDITPSTWEIRNLKKRSDAEPPSCLVTHMLEIHSKRWCKWKRTSYSKFEKTIPYALLLQVAGLKEYIGANPAFKYEASSTVVQSKLSDIPSGEYVDEEMEEQFYDATDSSSDEEESDEDDEEQDKKEIKVKLKNVSWAIASLSLKQPKAPGASNELDTSVDPVDIDPSQIQGSLRKGNGDKDSNCWNSPSGMGFMIRGKTYLKDNAKVMGGQPLLTLVSVDWLKVDKAVDNIALHPKCLVQSEPGKKLPFILVINLQVPAKPNYCLVMYYAADRPVSESSSLGKFVNGSDSYRDSRFKLIPSIVQGYWMVKRAVGTKACLLGKAVTCKYLRKDNFLEIDVDIGSSAVARSVIGLVLGYVTSLIVDLAILIEGKEETELPEYILGTVRLNRIELDSAVSFEE